Proteins co-encoded in one Medicago truncatula cultivar Jemalong A17 chromosome 8, MtrunA17r5.0-ANR, whole genome shotgun sequence genomic window:
- the LOC11410381 gene encoding SUN domain-containing protein 1 — protein MSASTVSITAANPGTRRRPVISTDKKTASNLELLANDVAASPNTAGDGKNPSTAGNGRDLSHHSIRSDAILSKDLAPATKRVAGGDSTRRVRKNGGKSEKQKWVTVARIFAKNFGLLVMVVGLVQLIRWFAVKSGDGVVVGGGFGGFSEYEDRISEMEGLLKKTAKMMQVQVDVVDKKIGNEVGGLKKEMDAKIEQKGAFLENEIKKLANKGDKLERYLEELKVEDLLTKEEFEKFVEGLKNVKGNGYEGGGLDEIREFARGVVESEIEKHAADGLGRVDYALANGGAWVVRHSEAYDVQRGNWFLLNARNGVHHNADKMLKPSFGEPGQCFPLKGSSGFVQIRLRAEIVPEAVTLEHVAKSVAYDRSSAPKDCRISGWLQGSNPNSVIDTEKMFLLTEFTYDLEKSNAQTFNVLNSAGYGVIDTIRFDFTSNHGSPSHTCIYRLRVHGYESDSVSVMAIDS, from the exons ATGTCGGCATCCACCGTGTCAATCACGGCGGCGAACCCGGGCACTCGTCGGAGACCAGTCATCTCCACCGACAAGAAAACCGCTAGTAATCTCGAACTCCTCGCAAACGACGTCGCCGCTTCTCCAAACACCGCCGGCGACGGCAAGAACCCTTCCACCGCTGGCAACGGTCGTGACTTGAGTCATCACTCGATCCGAAGCGATGCTATTCTTTCGAAAGATTTGGCACCGGCAACAAAGAGGGTTGCTGGTGGGGATTCTACGCGGAGGGTGAGGAAGAATGGTGGGAAGTCTGAGAAGCAGAAATGGGTTACTGTGGCGAGGATTTTTGCGAAGAATTTTGGGTTATTGGTGATGGTTGTTGGGTTGGTTCAGTTGATTAGATGGTTTGCGGTGAAATCAGGGGACGGTGTTGTTGTTGGAGGAGGGTTTGGTGGGTTTTCGGAGTATGAGGACAGGATTTCCGAGATGGAGGGTTTGTTGAAGAAGACGGCGAAGATGATGCAGGTGCAGGTTGATGTTGTGGATAAGAAGATTGGGAATGAGGTTGGGGGGTTAAAGAAAGAAATGGATGCGAAAATTGAGCAAAAAGGCGCGTTCTTGGAGAATGAGATAAAGAAATTGGCGAATAAGGGGGATAAATTGGAGAGGTATTTGGAGGAATTGAAGGTGGAGGATTTGTTAACGAAGGAGGAGTTTGAGAAATTTGTCGAGGGTTTGAAGAATGTGAAGGGGAATGGGTATGAGGGCGGTGGTTTGGATGAGATAAGGGAGTTTGCTAGAGGGGTGGTTGAGAGCGAAATTGAGAAGCATGCTGCTGATGGGCTTGGGAGGGTGGATTATGCTCTTGCAAACGGTGGAGCCTGGGTTGTGAGACATTCAGAGGCTTATGATGTGCAGAGGGGGAATTGGTTCTTGTTGAATGCTAGAAATGGTGTTCATCACAATGCTGATAAGATGTTGAAACCAAGTTTTGGGGAGCCTGGACAGTGTTTTCCGTTGAAGGGTAGTAGCGGGTTTGTTCAAATTAGGTTGCGCGCTGAAATCGTTCCTGAGGCTGTTACCTTGGAACATGTAGCAAAG AGTGTTGCATATGATCGATCTAGCGCTCCCAAGGACTGTAGGATCTCCGGTTGGCTGCAGGGGAGCAATCCTAATTCTGTAATTGATACTGAGAAGATGTTTCTCCTGACAGAGTTTACATATGACCTTGAGAAGAGCAATGCTCAAACTTTCAACGTGTTGAATTCAGCAGGTTATGGTGTTATCGACACAATAAGGTTCGATTTTACATCAAATCACGGAAGTCCTTCACACACCTGTATATATCGCTTGAGAGTTCACGGTTACGAATCTGACTCGGTTTCTGTGATGGCCATCGACTCATAG